DNA from Armatimonadota bacterium:
CACCGCGGTCGCCAGTTCGCCGGAATCGGGGTCGGTGATCGTGGGCGCGAGCGTCAGCCAGTAGCAGGTGAGCAGCACCACGGCGACGGCGACGGAGACACCGACCCTGAGAGCGGGCCGGCTCAGCGCAACCACGGAAGCGGCGGCGGTAGCTTCCACCCTGGGAGGTTTCACGCCGCCATTAAACCATAGCCAAGCCGGTGAGGTCAACGCTAACCACGCATCGCCACGCATCGCCAAACGCTTGACATGGGGAGGGCCGAGTGCTATGCTCTTTTCGCCATGATTCGTATCAGCAGGCAGAGCGCGTATCTCATCAATATCTTCGGGGATCGCCGCGCGTACGTCCTGCGCGTCCCCACGCATCTGCCTGCTGGTCCGCCCTGATGCGCTGAAGTCAGACCACTCCTAGCCCCGCACCCGGCGAGACCACAGGCAAGCAGAATCAGCCTGTGGTTTCGTGTTCTGTTGATGTAGTACCGCCGCCCTCGGCTGTGTCCGAACGGCAAGGAGATTACGACAATGGCTGACGCCCAGGTGCGACTGCGACCGATCACGGAGGCCGACCTGCCGGACTACGTGCGGTGGCTGAACGACCCTCAAGTTACCCAATGGCTGCTGCGGGACCCGGGGATGACCCTGGAGCAGGAACGGGAGTGGTTCGCGCACATCTCGGCGCCGGACTACCCTCACGTGATGCGGGCGATCGAGGTTGATGGGCGCCACGTCGGCGGGTGCGGTCTGATTGTGCACGATGCGCATACCGCCAACTTCGGCATCCACATCGGCGAGAAGTCGTATTGGGGCAAGGGCTACGGCGCCGCGGCCACGCGCGAGATGCTGCGTATCGGCTTCGTGGAGCGCGGCTTGCATCGCATCCAATTGGAGACGTGGACGCACAACCCGCGCGCCATTCGCTGCTACGAGAAGGCCGGCTTCCGCCACGAGGGCGTTCGCCGCCAGTCGCACCTCAAGGGCGGCAAGTGGGTTGACGCGGTGACGATGGCGATCCTGCGCGAGGAGTGGGAGGCGTGTAGTGCGGCCACGGGACTCGGAGCGACACAGCCGGGGGCCCGGATGAATCGGGATTCGGAAACGGCTGTGCCACATGACAGCGGAGTTCGCATTCGGCCTTTCACCTTTGCCGACTATGACCAGGTGACGGCCTTGTGGCAGGCCACCGGGTTTGGCTCGCGGCGGTCAGACACTCCGGATGAAATCGCGAAGAAGCTGCGCCGCGACCCCGACCTCTTCCTGGTCGCCTGCCTTGGTGCGCGCATTGTCGGCACCGTCATTGGCGGCTGGGACGGCCGGCGGGCTTGGGTCCATCGCGTGGTAGTGCACCCCGATTCCCACAGGCAAGGCATCGGTAGGCAGCTCATGGGTGAGCTTGAGGAGCGCTTTCGCGCGAAGGGCGCGCTGGCGGTCAGTCTGACCCACAACTCGGAGAACACGCAAGCCCGCGCCTTCTACCGCAGCTTGGGCTACAAGGATTATGGCAAGGCGAGCGTGATGGGGAAGGCGCTGGAGCCGAAGGATGGGTGCGACGATGGGTCGTCAGTCGCCTGAGGGAATGTGCTCTCTCGCCCCCGAGGAGGTGGACGAGGCCCTTGCGCTCTGGAGGGGGACCGGGTTCTGGCCTCGCGCCGGAGAAGACCGCCGGTTCAT
Protein-coding regions in this window:
- a CDS encoding GNAT family N-acetyltransferase — its product is MADAQVRLRPITEADLPDYVRWLNDPQVTQWLLRDPGMTLEQEREWFAHISAPDYPHVMRAIEVDGRHVGGCGLIVHDAHTANFGIHIGEKSYWGKGYGAAATREMLRIGFVERGLHRIQLETWTHNPRAIRCYEKAGFRHEGVRRQSHLKGGKWVDAVTMAILREEWEACSAATGLGATQPGARMNRDSETAVPHDSGVRIRPFTFADYDQVTALWQATGFGSRRSDTPDEIAKKLRRDPDLFLVACLGARIVGTVIGGWDGRRAWVHRVVVHPDSHRQGIGRQLMGELEERFRAKGALAVSLTHNSENTQARAFYRSLGYKDYGKASVMGKALEPKDGCDDGSSVA